The proteins below are encoded in one region of Natronobacterium texcoconense:
- a CDS encoding winged helix-turn-helix domain-containing protein gives MSGSNVSSEREPDTEPVLECVDCLDPADAFALVGNETRLSILRALWAADERPVSFSELRREVGMTDSAQFNYHLQELTGHFVTQGEDGYTFKHAGEKVVRSVIAGSFNEQPTLEPFPVEGACIDCDGPLQAVYEDERLGIECRDCGQCHGEYAFPPGGLNDRTHGEIADAFDQRVRHLHCLAADGVCPECSGRMESRIVEHGDCCLGVELRVDHECAQCGHTLCSAAGLRLLDHSAVVSFHRDRGVALDERPYWTLPWCVADEHTRIVERDPYRLEVRIPLEGDLLRVRLDEGLNVLETSVELAE, from the coding sequence ATGAGCGGATCAAACGTTTCGAGCGAGCGGGAACCCGACACCGAACCCGTCCTCGAGTGTGTGGACTGTCTCGACCCGGCCGACGCCTTCGCGCTGGTCGGCAACGAGACGCGGCTGTCGATTCTCCGTGCGCTGTGGGCCGCCGACGAGCGACCCGTGTCGTTCTCGGAACTGCGCCGTGAGGTCGGGATGACCGACTCCGCGCAGTTCAACTACCACCTCCAGGAGTTGACGGGCCACTTCGTCACGCAGGGAGAGGACGGCTACACGTTCAAACACGCCGGCGAGAAGGTCGTCCGGTCGGTGATCGCGGGCTCGTTCAACGAACAGCCGACGCTCGAGCCGTTCCCCGTCGAGGGGGCCTGTATCGACTGTGACGGCCCGCTACAGGCGGTCTACGAGGACGAACGGCTCGGCATCGAGTGTCGCGACTGTGGGCAGTGTCACGGCGAGTACGCCTTCCCGCCGGGTGGGTTGAACGACCGCACTCACGGGGAGATCGCCGACGCGTTCGACCAGCGCGTCCGTCATCTCCACTGTCTGGCGGCCGACGGCGTCTGTCCGGAGTGTAGCGGCCGAATGGAGAGCCGGATCGTCGAACACGGCGACTGCTGTCTCGGCGTCGAACTGCGCGTCGACCACGAGTGCGCCCAGTGTGGTCACACGCTCTGTTCTGCGGCCGGCCTCCGCCTGCTCGACCACTCTGCGGTCGTCAGCTTCCACCGCGACCGCGGCGTCGCCCTGGACGAGCGACCGTACTGGACGCTCCCCTGGTGCGTCGCCGACGAACACACTCGTATCGTCGAGCGCGATCCCTACCGCCTCGAGGTGCGGATTCCGCTCGAGGGGGACCTGCTGCGCGTTCGGCTCGACGAGGGGCTGAACGTGCTCGAGACGAGCGTCGAACTCGCGGAGTAA